ACTTTGTTTACTGCTTTCTTGCCATCTCTTGGACATGGGCTTACTTCGCTGCTTAGATTTCCTTGGTGTCCTCTCATCGCCCCTCCTAGCTCTCTTTACATAAACCTGCGAGGCATCAACTATGCATTTTTTTAAtgtgggtggtggtggtggtgccgtggtggtggggggggggggaactCTATTAGGGAGATAAGATAGCCAAGGGAGGTGGTCAGAGGCACAGAAATGACAGAACTGAGCAACTTGTTGACAGTTACAACTTACAACCCTAAACAGCATATGCAGTCTGACATACGGTCTGTACAATGGAACGAAGTCACCAAGAAAAATAGTTAACCAAACATATGCTTTGGCAGTCAATATGACAATATCCATCAAAAACCTTAAATATTTCCGAGGCTCTTTTGGTGTACTAGTttcttttaggttttggggaatTTGCAATTTTGATTTACTTCATGGTGATTGCAGTCTGCGACCATGACAGATGCCGTGCCAGCTTTGCATTCATAAGCCAGAATGGAAACGCTATGTAGCTTGTCAATGAATCTTTTTTTGGTTGTCACATGTAATTTCTGAGCCTTAAAATTCTTTTTGATGGATTATATTTGTAGGCCGAATTTATCTCAAACTCCTGCGAGCAAGGGTACTTATTCTCAGGTGGGTTTTTCATATGACGGGGATGGGAAAGAGGATCCTCGTTCttcagatgatgatgatgaggatgatgatgaagaagacgaagatgatgatgaggagTTTAACAGTGATGATAGTGGTGATGAACGAATGGAAACCATAGCTAAGGATTTTGGGGTGAAAAGATACGGTTGGCTTGTCTATATGGATAAGAAGGCTAAAGAGGAAGAAAAGAGGCAAAAAGAAGTGATTAAGGGAGATCCAGCAATTGTGAGTGCTGTCATCTGGATGGAAAATATATGCATCAGCCGGGTTATAGTTTACCTGGATTTTTCTAGTATTGATATAATATGTTTGTTTCAGAGGAAATTGAGTCGCAAGGAGAGAAGGAAGGTTTCTCAGCTAGAAAGGGAGAAAGAAAGGGAGGCTGCACGCGTCACAGGAACCCATGTTCTTCATCACGATCCTTATCGGTAAAATTGCGTTGCGTTACCCAAGGTATTTCTACATTGTGACTAAATAAATTTCTGCAATCTTATGATTGCATTTTAAATCTTCACACAGAGAGTCAAGGCGTAGTCCCACGTATGACGCTTACCCTCGTTCAAGAAGGTATGTGGAATTGTGTACAATATGTGGTGATGTAGAATGTATGTACCAAGGAAATCTTTGCTAATTACCGACTTTGTACTTATGTAGATCGAGATCACGGTCAAGGTCTCACTCTCCATCATATTCTAGGCGGCATGCTCGTGGACGTTCCGATGACCATCATCGAAGCAAATCTAAGGCTCCCAAAATTGAATTCATCACGGAGTTTGGGGGTTCTCCTGACAGACGAGAGCCAAAGCTGGAAGGAGTCTCTCCACCACCTTCTCCTCCTCAGGCTGAAGTATCGAATCGGTCGGAGCACTGGACCTTTAACTCTTCCAAGATAGATTTGACAGTCTTTCTCTGCTGCAGCTTATCTCCCATTTTGTTGCATGGGACAAACTTTTGTGGTTTTAAATAAATGAGGATTAGGTTACCTGCATAATTGGCAAGTGGGATGGGGAAGGAAGCTTTGTTTTTGAAGCTGAATTTTCCCTTGAAATGGACTTGCTTTAGAATCCCTCACTCCATTGTTAGTCTCTAATTCTTGCACTTTCCTGCAGGGCTTCATCAGTCCGTATACTTGAGGCCTTACATGTTGATCCTGCCTCTGGTGCATCTCTTGATAAAGAAAAAAATGCTAAAGTCATAAAGCCCCCAGTAAGGTATGCTTAGTGTTTGTATTCCCATTCACATTCAATTGCATGTGTCGAGGGAGTTAAATTCTTGCTTTGGCTCCAGATGCCCTGTTAATGGTTTGACATATTCGATGGTCCTGTTCACTGATTGGTTATTTCTCTTCAATGTAGCACATCTTCTGCATTGGCCAAACTGAAGGGAGCCACAGGGGGGACATCAAAGAAATCACAGGGTGAAAAGAAGGAAACACCTCAGGAGAGGCTTAAAAGGATCATGAGCAAACAATTGAATAAACAAAGTATGAACCATATATGTTTTCTTTCTATAATTTATAGAAAGATGTTGCATAACCAATTTTTGATTTGTCCTAAGACTAAATATCTTTCTTGGTGATTTTTACAGTAAAAAAAGATGCTGTTGTAGAGATGGCTAAGAAAAAAGAGCAAGAGAAGCAGAGGCTGGAAAAGCTGGCAGAAACTAGTCGTTTGAGTAGATATAGACGACGTAGCCGTAGTAGGAGCAACAGTCGTTCGCCACGGAGGTAGCTATTTTTTTTGTTGCTCTTATCCTTTCCATcgaaattttccttttttatgaTATCCGAAGAGTCCTTGTTGGAGTAGTTTTTATTTGGATCACCTTGGATAAGCTAAATGTCTGGCTGAAACTTGAAAACCTTAATGATATTTGTTATGAAGGGGTGGGTCATCCAATTCTATATACGAGTAAGGGGTCTAAATTGGATGGTGTGAGGTGGGCTTTGTAAGTCCACATCTAGTTCAAAATTTATTAGACTTGAATTATTTGGTTCCAAATCTATTTCAAACTTTTAGTAACCTCTTTTTTGTTAACATCCACAATTCCCAATGTATATGTATTTATTCAAATGCAATGATCATTGAAAATAATATCCATTACTTGCATCTTAGCTTCACGGTGCACATTTTGAGTAAGACATAAATAGATGAATTAATCAAAGTAGCTTTAACACCGGTAAGCGAGAAGGGTCCTCTAACCGGTGTTTgagttatttttattattttgtccATTTACCTTCTCCAATATCTTCCTCAAAATGGTGCCATGAAGGTGACGTAGCTATGATGGAAGTTAATAAAAACAGAGGGTTTATATATTTATTCTAGTAAGGGCCTTGGACcataattttagatttttagatGGCTTGTTCTGATTGTCAATTCAAATTGTACCTTGTGTCACACATTCAATTTTCTAATCCACTTGTGGGAAAATGACTACACAAGGACTTGTATTGtagaatttaaattaaatcagCCTATTTTctgagcaatttttttttattaaaagtaATCTTTGGGTACAAGTTTATACCGTGGAGTTCAAAAATTTGAGTGAAAATCCAGTGCGAAAAGCAAATTTTTTAAATGaagtctaaatccttttccCCCCAAAAGTCCAGTCCATGCGTCTATGACAAAAGTCAATGCTCCTTTTTGGacttatccaaaaaaaaaaaacactcgaCTTTGGCCTTTTCCAAAACTACCTAACACTCACACACACGTGTATGCATCTATGAATGCTTGTAAACAAGCGGGGAGGGGTAGGGTGTTCTTGTCGAAGTTACCGAGTGACATTCAATTTTGATGACGCGAACGGCGGCAATGAAATCGGAGGGAACCACGGCAGTGTTATGTGTCTGGCGCTTCCTTGTTCCCCTCCCCCCAACtccaacaacaaaaaaagaCCTACACAAAGATAAACGTCACCAACTTTGTAAACATGTCACCTTGTCAGTCAGCTGCATCCATTACTGCATCCATTAATACATCCTTCTCTATGTATTTGGCCGCTACCAATAAGCTGATCTTAACCTGGGTCAACATCATAACCAACCCAAATCATCCGAGGCGTAATACAATATTCGAAAagatttgaatttatttaagTTGACTAAGGCGTTGTCTTGTTACCTGATTTGGATCTTTCACAGCATACTCGTTAAAATTGAGAATGCTTTCCTTTGGTTCAGGGAAAGAGGGGATGCTGGGACTATATATGATGACTTTTAAAAAAATGGCAACTTAGAGATAACTGAAAAAAGAGTGTTTTTAACCTTACTGCGTCAATCATACTCTGATTTGGATCTTTCACAACATACTCGTAATACTCGTAAGTCTGCTGCACAAGCGTCTCTTTGAATGAAAATGTGCAactttatctctattatataagtgaagagccAAAGGCATTTCAGTAATCACACTTTTAGTGTCCCCTATGCTAGGTTGCACGGAAACGGGTACGGGGACGGGTACCGAAACGGGTACGGGAACGGAAAACGGCAAAATCAAAATTGCCAAAAACGGGTACGGCATGGATTCGGCAAAAAAATTcgtttaaatttaaaattctctatactatttaatttaatacggagtatttttaTATATTCCTAGTAATTACTGATGACAAACATTACTTCTACTAAGTTGGCTGTGGTGGGTCCTTATATGTCCTTATATGTACAATACTAAGGAGGGGAAGCTTACAAAGTACTCCGTATCTAAGAATTAAtacaaataattatttaaatatctTGGAATATTGACCCACTTTCTTCAATTCTCtgattctctctctcctcattcaATCCACCAACCTACGTGGCTTCACATGGACCATTTCTTTTCCTACTTTTCCTACagcaaagagagagaaaagaagttACCGTGTCTTCTTCACCAAAAAAAACCAGAAGATTAAAATGCATTCCAGAAAATTCGTTCAAAAATACGCTGCTTTCAAATACGGCGGCGGCTTCCTCGAAGCTTCGAAGCTCGAAGGCCGAAGGATCCGTAGAACCGACGAGTTGGAGAATTCCTCGAAGAGTTGAAGCTTCTTCGAGGAGAACTAGAGAAGATCAGAAGAAGACTCGAAGAGAAAAGAACCGGCGATCGGAAAGACAAATGGGCAAGGCATGGCGAAACGGCCGGCGGCGATGGTGACTTTGAAAAATAAACCCTAATCTATGCATTTGGGCTTCACATCCACCATAAAACCTCTGGATACGCGATTTCACCCCAAAATAAGTACCCACCCGTCCCCAAAAACGAACCCAACCGTACCCAAATCCAACCCGCGTACCCACTATTTAGATTCGGCCTGGGTACGTTTTTGGGCCGTACCCGTACCGTACCCGTACCGTACCCGTACCCGGTACGGGATACGGCACCTGGGAGGCGTACCCGGGCTTCGTAGCCCCTATGCAATAGTCCGTTATACCCTTggtaattgaaaaacaaattattaaaaaaaaagaaccaGCAACAAAAATCAATCCACGACCCTACAATCAATTCacgcacccaaaaaaaaaaaaacaatattatTGCAATAATATTATAGCAAATCAATCAATCATACATTATTTCCTGCAATCAATCCAACAATCGATATAGCAAATCAATCAATTATTCACGCATCAAATCTGTCAAATTCTAATTTTAAGGAAAGTCGGTCTATAAAAGCCCTACAATCACTCATTTTCTCCACAACTTCAGTCAATAAAAGCTATAATAGAGGAAAAAAACGTATAATATTATTACAAATTATTACAATTGCCAAATTAATCAAATTTAATCAAATTGACagattatactccctccattcttaAATATTTAGCCCCCTTCTGACTTTTTCATCCGTTTCAAATccatatttaaacgtaaatatctccaaatacgtacattaaagaaatataaaaatttgatattgtcaCTATTTACAATTGTagagaatcttctaatttctttccaatacgtatttcaaaatatattcatgtgagatcttgttttgTTCGTGTCaatgtgtagtttaacaatatcaaatttttatatttctttaatgtacatatttggagatatttacgtttaaatatagAGTTGAACCAGATGAAAAAGTCAGAAGgagactaatatttaagaacgaaGGGAGTATAATCTGTCATTTTGATTAATTTGGCAATTGTAATAATTTGTAATAATATTGTTCGTTTTTTTCCTCTATTGTTGACTTTTATTGATCGACTTTGTGGAGAAAAAAGTGATTATAAGGCTTTTATTAACTGACTTTCCTTCAAATTAGAATTTGACAGATTTGGTGCGTGAGATAATTGATTTGCTATATTGATTGCAGGAAATAATATATGATTGATTGATTTGTTGTATTATTATTGTAATAgtattgatttatttatttttggtgcGTGAGAAGGTACAAATCAATCAATTTTATAATTGATTGTAGGCCCGTGGATTGATATTTGTTGctggtttttttctttttaatattgttttttTCAATTACCAATGGTATAATGGACTATTCCATAGGGGATACTAAAGGTGTGAATGTGTGATTACTGAAATGCCCTTagctcttcacttatataatagagatgagTTTTTACttatttagaaaaaaaaaattaaaaggagaaaatttggtaatggtgattagaaacatTAACGTCAAATCATAATTCGCTTAACATCTGTTTTAAATTAAAACTTTCTTTTTAGAGGAAAAGAagaataaaaaccatcaaaaggAAATATTTAAtctatttttaatttcatacttcgtatattttttcTTCACGAAAGATATTTAATTGAAAAAAATCACCTCGATTGCACATCAGAATCCTTAAACTATAGTAGATAATATCAATATTTTCTCTGAGTTGATTGAATTGTCATAGCCTTAGAATAAACCATATTTGTATTTGAAATTCCCTTAATTTAATTACTTACATCAGTTTGATGGTGGTGCTACAGTAATATTTagtgtatcgctattcgacgtCCGCATACGCTAAAAACGCCCGCGTTTTTTACATGAAAATACAGTTTTGCCCTTATAAGGTTTTACcccataataataacaataatagaaattttaaaaataaataatgttCTTTTTAATTTAGGCTAAATAACAGCTTTTCAAAAAACTTAgaacaattttttatttattattgtagTACTACACTTGCCTCTTccagccgtatttatttaagagatacatttgctatttttagtaacttatcaaccccaccatctaattaaataatatacatacaccccacccccaccccccactccctaaaatgacatggtccccacttgtttttcttattaaaatatctacgcaaccccacttgtttttcttattaaaatatctacgcaaccccacttgttttattactttatttcattcaattctttttcttaatacccgtgcccggccaagtgtatctcttaaataaatacggagggagtatgtaatTAAAAcagaaaatcaataataaaaattatatcaacaaaaatcagaaaaactaatttcataattttatttaacattttcttaaataaattgaaatcataaaaaatcacaaaatttaatatattacaaattacaaactaaattatgaaaatgttaaacaattttttttaatttgggcattttttaataaatcaaatttttttatttttaaaatgtaCATTGCCGCCCACGAACAGCGGATCTGACCGTGGTTCAGCCGCCCACAAATGGCGGCGGCGACCATGGCTCGGCCGCGGAAGATGCTTAGCTGAGCCATGGTCGTCGCGGCCATTTGTGGGCGGCTGAACCATTGTCATAGCTGCTATTCGTGGGCGGCAACAACAaacgttttaaaaaaaaaatcgactGCTGCCCTCCTCTGCTTCAAATCGCATGTTAGGTCTGGAAACAACATCAATTTGGAAGAATGAATGTTGCAATCAACATCGTCAATCGCATGCTAGGTCTGGAAGAATGACTGTTGCAATCGAATGCTTCATATCTTCTCGGAATCCCATGCTAGGTCCTGTGCTCTGCTTCTTTTGGGCGGCAGTACTGCTTATTCGGTGATTTGCGTGGCTGGGTGTCGTGGGTGAGGTGTTCGGAGTGGGGTGGTTCTCTGGGGTGATAGTGCGGTATTCTGTTATTGGGGAGGTGGTTTTCTGGCGTTGGGAGGGCGGTGCTGAGCAGTGTTGCGGGCGGCACACTGCCGTCAATTGCAAGCGGCTCTgtttattgattaaaaaaatcCTCCTCAGTTCCtaatttcctattttttcgcTAGGTAcaaaccaaaaaaacaaaattaattatttcatttataATTTTGATATATAAAAAGTTTttctaatttttaaaatttcaaataatttatgaatttcttaattaaaattatattagaactgattttttttttgtaagaatTTAGTGTTTAAAAATACAGTACAtgtcaaaaaaatttaaatttatttattattttggattcataaaaaaaaagtgAATTTAGTTAGCAATTTCATTAGTTttttgttaccaaaaaaaaattcattagtTTTTAAAAAGTatctttatttaaaatttattaaaaaggGTATAATTGTCTTTTTTTCATTAATACGCGGGAATTTTCAGTGAAACAGGACGTCGATTAAAAATCCCCAATATTTATGCCCCAATATTCATCTCAGATCAACTCTCGAGTAAGAATCTAGACAACTGTTGTGATGAATTTATGTCTTTCGcctaattacaaaaataaacccatgtcttttttttttttttttttgacataggctcaAACATACTTAATTGAAAAGGTTCACATATTACAACAAACTACTACTAGAGCTTTACTAGCTTTTACAAACCAAATTAAAcagtaaactttaactttaaaaacCGCAAAGGTAGTGAGCACTTTGATCGTCAGCCCTTGACTGATGAAGCCCCATAACATTTCTACATTCCCATTTTCACTTGGCTCGAAGCAAGTGTGTAGACGTCGAAAGGAAGCCCTTGAAACCCTGTGACACTTGAACGACAAAGAGAGACACGGAAGGATAGATAATCCACTCATTGATTGAACCAACTTTGTAAGCAGGGTGAAATACTCACAAGCAAACTGAGACACTAACCGTATACCTTcttgaaaaggtacatggaGTCTTTCCTTGGAACGGGAGAGACTCAACCCAGTTGACAAGCTATGAACCCCCAAACATTGGGGAGCTGTCTTCGGATATGAAATTTTGAATGCAATGAGATCACCTCTCATCGCAAACCTAAACCGAACAACCCAATTGTGTGGACACCAACACCCCCTTCCATAATCACCCTCATCTTCTCCCTTCGCCTTATAACCTGACATACCACCGCTAGTCGCTAGAGGTAGTATGAACTCCCAGGACAAGATCACTAACAAGGCTGACTAACTCTTCTGAAATTAGAATCGGGCCAACACTTAAACTCAATCGAACAACCCATACTTGCCGCAAAGTTGAACATACCCACATAAGACATCCAACAACAAACCAATTTTGGGAAAAACTCAAAGGGCTACAGTAATTAACAATTCTAACAATTCTAACAGGGAAACTTCCAACACCAAAGCATAAAACCATACTACCCAACAACATTAAAAAAGAACTTGACATTAAAACTAATCAAGTAAACCAATCAAACTAACACAACAGGGATGAAAACAAGGATCACACCACTCACATAAATGACATAATCCTCCAAAATCCGGCCAAAATTAGTACCAAACACCACACTCTAACCTAGTCTTTACCTTTTACCGTCAAGATCTGCGTATTTTCCGACACTGCGAGACGGCAACGACAAAGAACTTAGGTATTAATTGCTTTCCGAAAAGGCGAAAACCTAACAGAAACAGAGCAAACAACCTAATTAACTAGCACCCCTGATCCGAATTAGAAACCCTTACCCCAAATTTCACCTTTACCGGAGAGATTATCCACGGCGGCGTCTAGGGAAGCTTCGGAGATGGACACCAAGGTTGCTTAACGGGGTAAGGGTTTCTAATTCGGAACGCACTCGATTGCATAGAAGACTAGTAGTTTATAATAAAGGAAATTTATCTGCAGTAATTATTTTCTAAAGGTAATTTTCCGGATAACCGAAGGCCAGTGACGATAtactttttgtatttttttgttttcattGACTGGAATAGATGTCGTTGCTACAGCCTGCGGCGCTGTTAGAAGTACTTTAAATCTCTTATCCAGAACCTTTTGAGTCTTGAAATATGCTTCCT
This genomic stretch from Spinacia oleracea cultivar Varoflay chromosome 3, BTI_SOV_V1, whole genome shotgun sequence harbors:
- the LOC110777084 gene encoding uncharacterized protein, which encodes MWHEARRSEKKVHDMMDAARKRAQRRALFLAKRRGDPQQSIQVIGSRCRTYRDDGLYQATQDQQGLIPWNGKEDNLIDRFDGRALLDFIRDPDTRRFRQQEKTEEEEELEEFVSFERYRDLIKHRRRGFSDEEGLDHVNQVIEAKFALPFALDKPNLSQTPASKGTYSQVGFSYDGDGKEDPRSSDDDDEDDDEEDEDDDEEFNSDDSGDERMETIAKDFGVKRYGWLVYMDKKAKEEEKRQKEVIKGDPAIRKLSRKERRKVSQLEREKEREAARVTGTHVLHHDPYRESRRSPTYDAYPRSRRSRSRSRSHSPSYSRRHARGRSDDHHRSKSKAPKIEFITEFGGSPDRREPKLEGVSPPPSPPQAEVSNRASSVRILEALHVDPASGASLDKEKNAKVIKPPVSTSSALAKLKGATGGTSKKSQGEKKETPQERLKRIMSKQLNKQIKKDAVVEMAKKKEQEKQRLEKLAETSRLSRYRRRSRSRSNSRSPRRRHRYSRSPSRGRSSRRYNSRSRSRSHSRSHSRSRSPPRSPRRRSRSRY